From Micromonospora echinaurantiaca:
CACCCCAGCCGCCGCGTCACCGCGCACTCCCGGCGATCTTGCCGGCGGGCGGGCCGCCGCCGGCCGGTGCCGGGCGGCCCGCCGGTCAGAGCTCGACCAGGCCGGACTGGTAGGCGTAGACCACGAGCTGGGCGCGGTCCCGGGCGCCGAGCTTGACCATCGCCCGGCTGACGTGGGTACGCGCGGTCGCCGGGCTGACCACCAACCGGTCGGCGATCTCCGCGTTGCTGAGCCCCTCGCCGACCAGCCCGACCACCTCCCGCTCCCGGTCGGTGAGCGTGTCGAGCCGGGGATGCGGCCGGGGCACCCGGGCCGGCCGGGCGGCGAACTCGCGCACCACCCGCCGGGTCACCGACGGCGAGAGCAGCGCCTCGCCGGCCGCCACCAGCCGGATCGCCCGCAGCAGCTCGGCCGGCCGGGTGTCCTTGGTGAGGAAGCCACTCGCCCCGTGCCGGAGCGCGTCGAAGACGTACTCGTCCAGCTCGAAGGTGGTCAGCACCACCACCCGGGTGGCGGCGAGCCCGGGGTCGGCGACGATCCGCCGGGTGGCCTCGATGCCGTCCACGCCCGGCATCCGGACGTCCATCAGCACCACGTCCGGTCGTTCCCGCCGGGCCAGCTCCACCGCCCGCAGCCCGTCCGCTGCCTCGCCGGCCAGCGCCAGGTCGTCCTCGCTCTCCACCAACGCGCGCAGCCCGAGCCGGACCAGGTCCTGGTCGTCGGCGATCAGCACCCGGATCACCGGACCGGCTCCACCGGCAGCCGGGCCGCGACCCGGAACCCGCCATCCGGACGCGGGCCGGCGGCCAGCTCGCCGCCGAGCGCGGTAACCCGCTCCCGCATGCCGGCCAGGCCGTGCCCCACTCCCCCACCGCCGCCCACCCCCCGGTCGAGCACCTCCACGGTGAGCGCGTCCCCGCCGTAGCCGACCGTCGCCTCCGCCTCGGCCACCCCGGCGTGCCGCAGCACGTTGGTCAGCGCCTCCTGCACCACCCGGTACGCGGCCAGGTCCACCGCCCCCGGCAGCTCGCGGGGCTCGCCGGTGACCCGCAGCGTCACGGCGAGCCCGGCGTCGGCCAGCCGTTCGCGCAGCGCGTCCAGCCGGGCCAGCCCGGGCACCGGCTCCCGGCCGCCGCCCCGGCGCACCGCGCCGAGGGTGACCCGCAGCTCGTCGAGCGCCTCCCGGCTGGTGCGGCTGATCGCGGTGAGCGCGATCTCGGCCTGCTCCGGACGCTTGCCGAGCAGGTGCAGGGCGACCTCCGCCTGCATGCTGATCGCCGCCAGGCCGTGCCCCACCACGTCGTGCACCTCCTGCGCGATCCGCAGCCGCTCCTCGTCGGCCTGCCGCCGGGCCGCCTCGGCCCGGCCACGGGCCGCGCTCTCCCGGTTGACCCGCACGGCGACCCCCAGCGCGAACGGTACGACCACCCAGGCCGAGGCGGGCAGGATCCCGAACCAGCCCGGCTCCGGCCCCCGAGACCAGAACGCGTGCACCAGCAGCACCGCCAGCGCCGACCCGACCGCCACCCCGGCCCGGCGCACCGGCAGCCGCACCGCCGCGGTGTAGACGGCGACCAGGAAGGCGAGCAGCACCGGCCCGTACGGATAGCCGAGCACCAGGTAGGCCGAGGTCGCCACGGTGACCACGGCGAGCGTGGCCAGCGGGGCGAGCCGGCGCGCCACCAGGGCCAGCGCCGCCACCGTCAGCAGGGCCCGGCAGCCGGCGTCGACCGGCACCGAGCCGGGCTGGTTGGCGCCGGCCAGCGGGGTGGCGAGCAGCCCGAACACCAGCAGCGCCAGGGCCAGGAGGGCGTCGGTGGCCAGCTGCCACCGGTTGTCCCGCTGCCGCTCCCGCATGGCGGTCATTCTGCCCCGGCCGGCACCCGCCGTCGTGCGTCCGCGGACGGCACCGCGGCTACGTCACCGGACGTACCCGGAGGGCTTTCACCGACGAGCGTGATGACTCTGCGGCATAAATATGCCGGAGAGTCATCGCGCTCGGACGGGCGACCGTCGCCGGACGCGCCACGCCCGACACGCCGCCCGCTCGACACCGAGGCGACGGCCGGGTCAGACCGCGCCGAGGACCGCGGCCTCCAGGCGGGCCCGGGTGTCGTCGTCCGGCCAGCCGCCGACCAGGTAGAACGCGTCCACCACGTCCCCGCCGAGGGTGGAGATGCGGGCGGCGCGCACCTGCGCGCCGGCCTCGTCGAGGGCGCCGGCCACCCGGTAGAGCAGGCCGGCCGCGTCGGCGGCGCGCAGCTCCAGCAGCACCGCGTCGGTGGCCGCCTCGCGGTGCCAGACCACCCGGGGCGCCGCCGCCGACCCGCGCGCGGCCAGCGCCCGGCCGCGCAGCCGCTGGGTCACCGAGACGTCCCCGGCCACCGCCCGGCGCAGGTCGCTGGCGAGCGCGATCGGATCGGGCGGCAGGCCGTAGCGCGGCTGCACCCGGCACTGCACCAGGGCCCGCCCGTCGACCGTGGTGGCGTCGGCGGAGATCACCTCCAGCCGGTGCAGGGCCAGGCAGCCGGCCACCGTCGCGAGCAGGCCCCGCCGGTCCGCCGCGGCCACCGCCACCTGGTCCCCACTCAGGTGTACGACCGGCAGCGGCCCGGCCACCAGCGCCGGGTCCGGGGCGGGCGGGGCGGGCAGCGCGCCGGTGTCCAGCGCGGTCCGGACCCGCCCGACCAGTTCGGCGACCAGCCGGCCCTTCCAGTCCGACCAGGCGGCCGGCCCGGTGGCGGCGGCGTCGGCGCGGACCAGCGCGTGCAGCAGGTCGAGGGTGGCCGGATCGCCGACCGCACCGGCCACCCCGGCGATGGTCTTCGGGTCGGCGAGGTCGCGCCGGGTGGCCACGTCGGGCAGCAGCAGGTGCAGCCGGACCAGCGTGCCGATCAGCGCCACCTCGGGCCCGGGCAGGCCGATCCGGGCGGCCACCGCCTCGGCGATCGGCGCGCCCACCGTGCTGTGGTCGCCGACCATCCCCTTGCCGATGTCGTGCAGCAGGGCGCCGAGCAGCAGCAGGTCGGGGCGTTCCACCTCGCGGGCGTACCGGCTGGCCTCGGCGGCGGTCTGCA
This genomic window contains:
- a CDS encoding response regulator transcription factor, with the protein product MIRVLIADDQDLVRLGLRALVESEDDLALAGEAADGLRAVELARRERPDVVLMDVRMPGVDGIEATRRIVADPGLAATRVVVLTTFELDEYVFDALRHGASGFLTKDTRPAELLRAIRLVAAGEALLSPSVTRRVVREFAARPARVPRPHPRLDTLTDREREVVGLVGEGLSNAEIADRLVVSPATARTHVSRAMVKLGARDRAQLVVYAYQSGLVEL
- a CDS encoding sensor histidine kinase, producing the protein MRERQRDNRWQLATDALLALALLVFGLLATPLAGANQPGSVPVDAGCRALLTVAALALVARRLAPLATLAVVTVATSAYLVLGYPYGPVLLAFLVAVYTAAVRLPVRRAGVAVGSALAVLLVHAFWSRGPEPGWFGILPASAWVVVPFALGVAVRVNRESAARGRAEAARRQADEERLRIAQEVHDVVGHGLAAISMQAEVALHLLGKRPEQAEIALTAISRTSREALDELRVTLGAVRRGGGREPVPGLARLDALRERLADAGLAVTLRVTGEPRELPGAVDLAAYRVVQEALTNVLRHAGVAEAEATVGYGGDALTVEVLDRGVGGGGGVGHGLAGMRERVTALGGELAAGPRPDGGFRVAARLPVEPVR